Within the Nocardioides aurantiacus genome, the region AACACCACCGCGCGCGTGCTGACGCTGCTGGCGCTGCTGCAGTCGCGGCCGGTGTGGTCGGGCGGGGAGCTGGCCGACCGGCTCGGCGTCACCACCCGGAGCATCCGGCGCGACGTGGAGCGGCTGCGCGAGCTCGGCTACCCCGTGGGGTCCGCGCACGGGGCCGGCGGCGGCTACCAGCTCGGGGCGGGCCGGGCGCTGCCGCCGCTGCTGCTGGCCGACGAGGAGGCCGTGGCCGTCGCGGTCTCGCTCCGGCTGGCCGCCGGGGGCACCGTGGCGGGGGCCAGCGAGGCGGCCGTGCGCACGCTGGCCAAGCTCGACCAGGTGATGCCGCCGCGGCTGCGCAGCGAGGTGCGGGCCATCCACGACGCCACCGAGACGCTCACCGGCGGCGGGGTGCAGGTCGACGGCGAGCTGCTGCTGCGCACCGCCCGGGCCTGCCGCGACACGGTGCGGCTGCGGTTCGGCTACCGCTCCCACGACGGCACCGAGAGCCGGCGGCTGGTCGAGCCGGTCCGGCTCGTGGCCACCAGCCGTCGGTGGTACCTCATGGCGTTCGACCTCGACCGCGACGACTGGCGCACCTTCCGGCTCGACCGCGTCGAGGACCTCGAGGTGACCACCTGGCGGTTCACCCCGCGCGAGCACCCGGACCCCGCGGGGTTCGTGCAGCGTGCGGTCTCCGCCTCGCCCTACCGCTACGTCGCCCGGGTGCGGGTCCAGGCCCCGATCGAGGAGCTCGCCGAGCAGGTCAGCCCGTCGACGGGCCGCCTGGAGCAGGACGGGCCCGGCGCGTGCGTGCTGACCGCGGGCGGCGAGGACCTGCTGTGGTTCGTCGGCTTCCTGCTGAGCCTGGGCCACGAGCTCGAGGTGCTCGAGCCCGCCGAGCTGCGGGACTCCTTGCGCGAGACCGCCGCCCGGCTGCTGCGGGCCGCGGGCGAGGACCCGGCGGCGGGCTGAGCCGGGTCGGCGGCTCCGCGCCCGACGTACGCTGGCGGCATGCAGACCCTCGTGTTCCTCGTCGTGCTCGCGCTCGCCGCCGGTGCCCTGTGGTGGGTGCTGCAGCGCAACAAGCGGCGCGAGCTGGAGCGCAAGGAGGCCGAGCTGGCCCCCGTGCGCCAGCTCGCCTTCGAGGACGTGACGGCGCTGGGGGTGGAGCTGCAGGACCTCGACCTCGACCTGGCGGGGGCGCCGCTCGACCCCGGTGCCAGCTCCGACTACCAGCGGGCGCTGGACGCCTACGAGGCGGCCAAGAAGGCCGCGGACACGATCACCGCCCCCGAGCAGGTCAAGCACGTCACCGAGATCCTCGAGGACGGCCGCTACGCCATGGCGTGCGTCCGGGCCCGGGTCGCGGGGGAGCCGTTGCCCACCCGCCGTCCGCCGTGCTTCTTCGACCCCCGCCACGGCCTCTCGGTCGAGGACGTCCCCTACGCCCCGCCGGGCGGCGCGCTGCGCGACGTGCCGGCCTGCGCCCTGGACGCCGAGCGCGTCAAGGTCGGCGCCGAGCCCGACATCCGCAAGGTCATGGTCGGCTCGCAGCGGGTGCCCTACTGGCAGGGGGGTCGCGCCTACCAGCCCTACGCCGCGGGCTACTTCGGTGGCTTCAGCCCGATGAACTTCATGTTCATGGGGATGATGTTCGGCGGCGGCTTCGACGGTCTGGGCGACGGCATCGGGGCCATCGGCGAGGGCCTGGGGGAGGGCATCGGCTCGATCGGCGACGGGATCGGCGGGATGTTCGACGGCGTCGGCGACATGTTCGACGGCTTCGACTTCTGAGCGGCGTACATTTGCACGATCCAATCTGGTGACGCAGCCGTAACGGAGCGTCAACCTCCCGGTGACCTGCCTCGGTCACGCTGAGCCCATGACCATCGCCCTGAACCGTCCGCACCGCCACGACCTGGCTGTCCCGACGTCCGCCGGCACCACCCCCGAGCAGCGTCGCCGCGAGGGGGCCACCCGCGACCTCGCCGTGCGCCACCTGCAGGGCGTCAGCACCCTGCTCTCCCACCGCACCGACCTCCGGGGCGTGCACGCCTTCGCCGACGTGGTCGAGGAGTCCGTGCGCTGGTCGGCCTGACCCTGGGCTGCGGCAGGATGGGCCCATGGCCCTGCACACCACCACGGTCGGTGGCGACCACAGTGGCTCCCTGCTCGTCTTCTGCCACGGCCTGTTCGGCCAGGGGCGCAACTGGACCGGGGTCGCGAAGGCCCTGTCCGACGAGCACCGGTCGCTGCTCGTCGACCTGCCCCACCACGGCCGGTCGTCGTGGCCCGAGCGGGTGGACTACCTCGACCTGGCCGACCAGGTCGCCGCGGCGCTGCCGACCGACGAGCCGGTGACGTTGGTCGGCCACTCGATGGGCGGCAAGGTCGCGATGGTGCTCGCGGTGCGCCACCCCGAGCTGGTCGCGCGGCTGGTCGTCGTCGACGTCGCGCCGGTCGACTACGGCGGGAGCACCGAGTTCGCGGCGTACGTCGAGGCGATGCGGGGTCTCGACCTCGCCGCGGTGCATCGCCGCAGCGACGCCGAGGAGGCGCTGTCGGACGCCGTCCCGTCGCGGACCGTGCGCGACTTCCTGCTGCAGAACCTGCGCCGCGACGGCGAGTCGTGGCGCTGGCAGGTCGACCTCGAGGGCCTGGGCTCCAGCCTCGCCACCATCAGCGGGTGGCCCGGGGACCGTCTCGCCGGGCTGACCTACGACGGCCCGGTGCTGTGGGTCGCGGGTGCGGAGTCGCGCTACGTGCAGCCCGCGCACGTCGAGGCCATGGCGGCG harbors:
- a CDS encoding alpha/beta fold hydrolase, with protein sequence MALHTTTVGGDHSGSLLVFCHGLFGQGRNWTGVAKALSDEHRSLLVDLPHHGRSSWPERVDYLDLADQVAAALPTDEPVTLVGHSMGGKVAMVLAVRHPELVARLVVVDVAPVDYGGSTEFAAYVEAMRGLDLAAVHRRSDAEEALSDAVPSRTVRDFLLQNLRRDGESWRWQVDLEGLGSSLATISGWPGDRLAGLTYDGPVLWVAGAESRYVQPAHVEAMAALFPHHRRLTVKGAGHWVHSEKPEVFVEVLRRFTAP
- a CDS encoding helix-turn-helix transcriptional regulator; the protein is MNTTARVLTLLALLQSRPVWSGGELADRLGVTTRSIRRDVERLRELGYPVGSAHGAGGGYQLGAGRALPPLLLADEEAVAVAVSLRLAAGGTVAGASEAAVRTLAKLDQVMPPRLRSEVRAIHDATETLTGGGVQVDGELLLRTARACRDTVRLRFGYRSHDGTESRRLVEPVRLVATSRRWYLMAFDLDRDDWRTFRLDRVEDLEVTTWRFTPREHPDPAGFVQRAVSASPYRYVARVRVQAPIEELAEQVSPSTGRLEQDGPGACVLTAGGEDLLWFVGFLLSLGHELEVLEPAELRDSLRETAARLLRAAGEDPAAG